A region from the Triplophysa rosa linkage group LG4, Trosa_1v2, whole genome shotgun sequence genome encodes:
- the mcf2la gene encoding guanine nucleotide exchange factor DBS isoform X1 — protein sequence MSLHEFLREGQDAPQRILSRLTQLLYNLSATVLQGVPFSPFTSFSRKSSWKDWNDEIMLQENSPLCAADINPDLRKQFAFLSGGRGQNGSPIITFPEYPAFGELEEEEFHNVLTYLTSVPSLSSTGVGFILVIDRRQDRWASVKGTLLRIAGSFPGNLQLVLVLRPTTLFQRTISDILFKLNKDEFKMKVPVIMLSSVTELHSYIDRTQLTQELGGTQEYCHEKWISHRTAIEGFALMVKKTAQILQSFGTELAETELPNDVEATSNLLTIHTEKKDKMKEDLRIALCQGGRLLESINEPVVKDPDYTMNQDEQENLSTVQRLLGQLDETEMAFDDFWDKHQTKLEQCLQLRHFEQNFREVRAQLDLVYDRLTGFSEVGISPAHAEHILKELTTHEERTCAVLDRALSLACDADRLIEASHYAVDSILPKCYDLRALCEEISVVLKAKKAHLLKAMELHQCLDKASKWCEDGIYLLASQPVDKCQSQDGAESALQEIERYLDTANQNKLTDLSGIWREYESVLTQDFRDQVDLVFQKQTSMQEMFEKRRVSLKKLAAKQTRPVQPVAPRPEAIIKSPLSSPVHREKTIEGDIINGNCRKGDTNLQKDGSRHPSVSDAEENFAVLRRHVMNELLETERAYVEELLCVLEGYAAEMDNPSMAHLIPNTLLHKKDVLFGNMTEIYQFHKKTFLRELEAYTDYPELVGRCFLERMTDLQIYEKYCQNKPRSESLWRQCSDCAFFQECQKKLEHKLGLDSYLLKPVQRITKYQLLLKELLKYSKGCEGEDDLQEALSSIIGILKAVNDSMHLIAITGYEGNLSDLGRLMMQGSFSVWTEHKKGHAKVKDLARFKPMQRHLFLHQKALLFCKKRDENGEGYEKAPSYSFKHSLNMSAVGITENAKGDNKKFEIWCNSREEVYIVQAPTTEIKTTWVNEIRKVLTGQLKACREASQQKSSEPLTPTSTTLIMSPFKTTQKTLKKGDEKKTEPTVADPSTTSLPKNSDKVKEETVTSPNTERAAVAKKRFTLQGFSNLKSQKGCPPSPDHKTKRHEIKSDPTPFGFRDAGPHITLTRVRWLSTSSLLQAKRRGFTKASLSMEASEENDGYSSTEEPMNSDPEEEGGKKLSPGRYVVVADYDKSGAQELTVKSGDTVQLVREGDDGRWFVRNMRTNKEGWVSAANLLTLIGESRSSQSLSSSEGSGSGNLSTSSSCSETYTSFSDIKA from the exons TCTCAGCTCGACGGGGGTCGGCTTCATTCTGGTCATTGACCGCCGGCAAGACAGATGGGCGTCAGTGAAGGGGACGCTGCTGCGGATTGCg GGCTCTTTCCCAGGCAACCTGCAGCTGGTGCTGGTACTGAGACCCACAACACTTTTCCAGCGGACGATATCagacattttgtttaaattaaacaaggaTGAGTTTAAAATGAAGGTGCCG gtgatTATGCTCAGCTCTGTGACTGAGCTCCACAGCTACATCGACCGCACACAGCTCACTCAGGAACTGGGCGGCACGCAGGAGTACTGCCACGAGAAATGGATTTCACATCGCACC GCCATCGAAGGTTTTGCTCTGATGGTGAAGAAAACGGCACAGATTCTGCAGTCTTTCGGGACAGAGCTGGCCGAGACAGAACTGCCCAATGATGTAGAGGCCACGTCTAACCTTCTGACCATCCACACCGAGAAGAAAGACAAGATGAAG GAAGACTTGAGGATTGCTCTCTGTCAAGGCGGACGCTTGTTGGAGAGCATCAATGAGCCGGTGGTGAAAGATCCAGATTACACAATGAACCAGGATGAACAGGAGAACTTGTCTACTGTTCAGAG GCTGCTCGGTCAGTTGGATGAGACGGAAATGGCGTTTGATGATTTCTGGGACAAACATCAAACCAAGCTGGAGCAATGTTTGCAATTGCGGCACTTTGAGCAGAACTTTAGAGAG GTCAGAGCTCAATTAGATCTGGTGTACGACAGACTAACGGGTTTCTCAGAAGTGGGAATAAGCCCCGCCCACGCTGAACATATCCTGAAAGAGCTGACCACTCATGAAGAGAGAACATGT gCGGTGTTGGACCGGGCGCTGTCCCTGGCGTGTGATGCGGACCGGCTCATTGAAGCATCTCATTACGCTGTGGACTCCATCCTGCCCAAATGTTATGACCTGCGAGCTCTGTGTGAGGAGATCAGTGTTGTCCTGAAGGCCAAGAAAGCACATCTGCTCAAAGCCATGGAGCTACATCAGTGCCTGGATAAG GCCTCCAAATGGTGTGAAGATGGCATCTACCTGCTGGCATCCCAGCCTGTGGATAAGTGTCAATCACAGGATGGGGCGGAGTCAGCGCTGCAGGAGATTGAGCGTTACTTGGatacagccaatcagaacaagCTGACCGATTTGAGTGGAATTTGGAGGGAATACGAATCAGTGCTCACACAAGATTTCAgg GATCAGGTGGACCTAGTGTTTCAGAAGCAGACGTCCATGCAGGAGATGTTTGAGAAGAGGAGAGTCAGCTTGAAAAAGTTAGCAGCCAAACAAACGCGTCCCGTGCAGCCGGTCGCCCCGCGTCCAGAGGCCATCATCAAATCGCCCCTGTCCTCTCCAG TTCACAGGGAGAAGACAATCGAGGGTGACATCATCAATGGAAACTGCAGAAAG GGAGACACAAACTTGCAGAAAGACGGCAGTAGACACCCGTCTGTCTCTGATGCGGAGGAGAACTTCGCTGTGCTCAGACG GCACGTGATGAATGAGCTGTTGGAGACGGAGAGGGCTTATGTAGAGGAACTGCTCTGTGTGCTGGAG GGCTATGCAGCAGAGATGGATAACCCATCCATGGCTCATCTCATCCCCAACACATTACTTCATAAGAAGGACGTCCTCTTCGGCAACATGACCGAGATATACCAGTTTCACAAAAA AACGTTTCTTCGTGAGCTGGAGGCATACACGGACTACCCTGAGCTGGTGGGCCGGTGTTTCCTGGAGAGG ATGACAGATCTGCAGATCTATGAGAAGTACTGTCAGAACAAGCCTCGCTCTGAGTCTTTATGGAGACAGTGCTCGGACTGCGCTTTCTTTCAG GAGTGTCAAAAGAAACTGGAACATAAGCTTGGTTTGGACTCGTACCTGCTCAAACCCGTTCAGAGAATAACCAAATATCAGCTTTTACTGAAG GAACTACTGAAGTACAGTAAAGGCTGCGAGGGTGAAGACGACCTGCAGGAGGCGCTCTCCTCTATAATAGGAATCCTAAAGGCTGTCAATGACTCCATGCATCTTATCGCCATCACTGGATATGAA GGTAACCTGAGTGATCTGGGCCGTTTGATGATGCAGGGGTCGTTCAGCGTGTGGACGGAGCATAAGAAGGGTCACGCAAAGGTCAAAGACCTGGCACGGTTCAAGCCCATGCAGAGACACCTGTTCCTCCACCAGAAAGCTCTGCTGTTCTGTAAGAAGAGAGATGAGAACGGGGAGGGTTATGAGAAAGCCCCTTCATACAGCTTCAAACACTCACTCAAC ATGAGTGCCGTTGGTATTACGGAAAATGCAAAAGGAGACAACAAAAAGTTTGAGATCTGGTGTAACTCCCGAGAGGAGGTGTATATTGTACAG GCACCGACAACAGAGATCAAAACAACATGGGTGAATGAGATCCGGAAGGTTCTGACTGGCCAGCTGAAAGCCTGCCGGG AAGCAAGCCAGCAGAAGAGTTCAGAGCCGTTAACTCCCACCAGCACCACCCTGATCATGAGCCCCTTTAAGACCACCCAAAAGACCCTCAAGAAGGGAGACGAGAAGAAAACTGAACCAACAGTAGCGGATCCCAGCACAACGTCGTTACCCAAAAACAGTgacaaggtcaaag AAGAGACTGTCACCAGTCCCAACACTGAGAGAGCTGCAGTGGCTAAAAAGCGTTTTACACTGCAGGGCTTCAGTAACCTCAAGAGCCAAAAAG GATGCCCCCCTAGTCCCGACCACAAAACTAAAAGACACGAGATTAAGAGCGACCCCACGCCATTTGGCTTCAGAG ACGCAGGTCCTCACATCACTCTTACCCGAGTGAGGTGGCTGAGCACATCTAGTCTGTTACAGGCTAAACGGAGAG GGTTCACCAAGGCGTCGCTGTCTATGGAAGCGTCTGAGGAGAACGACGGCTACTCGAGCACGGAGGAACCCATGAACTCTGATCCCGAGGAGGAGGGAGGGAAGAAACTG TCTCCAGGCAGGTATGTGGTAGTTGCTGACTATGACAAAAGCGGAGCGCAGGAGCTGACGGTAAAGAGTGGAGACACAGTGCAGCTGGTGAGGGAGGGAGATGATGGACGCTG GTTTGTTCGTAATATGAGGACTAATAAAGAGGGCTGGGTTTCTGCTGCAAACCTGCTAACGCTTATCGGAGAATCCAGATCGTCTCAATCTCTCTCCAGCTCAG AAGGCAGTGGATCTGGAAACCTCAGCACGTCTTCCAGCTGCAGTGAGACCTACACGAGCTTCTCGGACATTAAGGCCTGA
- the mcf2la gene encoding guanine nucleotide exchange factor DBS isoform X2, giving the protein MSLHEFLREGQDAPQRILSRLTQLLYNLSATVLQGVPFSPFTSFSRKSSWKDWNDEIMLQENSPLCAADINPDLRKQFAFLSGGRGQNGSPIITFPEYPAFGELEEEEFHNVLTYLTSVPSLSSTGVGFILVIDRRQDRWASVKGTLLRIAGSFPGNLQLVLVLRPTTLFQRTISDILFKLNKDEFKMKVPVIMLSSVTELHSYIDRTQLTQELGGTQEYCHEKWISHRTAIEGFALMVKKTAQILQSFGTELAETELPNDVEATSNLLTIHTEKKDKMKEDLRIALCQGGRLLESINEPVVKDPDYTMNQDEQENLSTVQRLLGQLDETEMAFDDFWDKHQTKLEQCLQLRHFEQNFREVRAQLDLVYDRLTGFSEVGISPAHAEHILKELTTHEERTCAVLDRALSLACDADRLIEASHYAVDSILPKCYDLRALCEEISVVLKAKKAHLLKAMELHQCLDKASKWCEDGIYLLASQPVDKCQSQDGAESALQEIERYLDTANQNKLTDLSGIWREYESVLTQDFRDQVDLVFQKQTSMQEMFEKRRVSLKKLAAKQTRPVQPVAPRPEAIIKSPLSSPVHREKTIEGDIINGNCRKGDTNLQKDGSRHPSVSDAEENFAVLRRHVMNELLETERAYVEELLCVLEGYAAEMDNPSMAHLIPNTLLHKKDVLFGNMTEIYQFHKKTFLRELEAYTDYPELVGRCFLERMTDLQIYEKYCQNKPRSESLWRQCSDCAFFQECQKKLEHKLGLDSYLLKPVQRITKYQLLLKELLKYSKGCEGEDDLQEALSSIIGILKAVNDSMHLIAITGYEGNLSDLGRLMMQGSFSVWTEHKKGHAKVKDLARFKPMQRHLFLHQKALLFCKKRDENGEGYEKAPSYSFKHSLNMSAVGITENAKGDNKKFEIWCNSREEVYIVQAPTTEIKTTWVNEIRKVLTGQLKACRASQQKSSEPLTPTSTTLIMSPFKTTQKTLKKGDEKKTEPTVADPSTTSLPKNSDKVKEETVTSPNTERAAVAKKRFTLQGFSNLKSQKGCPPSPDHKTKRHEIKSDPTPFGFRDAGPHITLTRVRWLSTSSLLQAKRRGFTKASLSMEASEENDGYSSTEEPMNSDPEEEGGKKLSPGRYVVVADYDKSGAQELTVKSGDTVQLVREGDDGRWFVRNMRTNKEGWVSAANLLTLIGESRSSQSLSSSEGSGSGNLSTSSSCSETYTSFSDIKA; this is encoded by the exons TCTCAGCTCGACGGGGGTCGGCTTCATTCTGGTCATTGACCGCCGGCAAGACAGATGGGCGTCAGTGAAGGGGACGCTGCTGCGGATTGCg GGCTCTTTCCCAGGCAACCTGCAGCTGGTGCTGGTACTGAGACCCACAACACTTTTCCAGCGGACGATATCagacattttgtttaaattaaacaaggaTGAGTTTAAAATGAAGGTGCCG gtgatTATGCTCAGCTCTGTGACTGAGCTCCACAGCTACATCGACCGCACACAGCTCACTCAGGAACTGGGCGGCACGCAGGAGTACTGCCACGAGAAATGGATTTCACATCGCACC GCCATCGAAGGTTTTGCTCTGATGGTGAAGAAAACGGCACAGATTCTGCAGTCTTTCGGGACAGAGCTGGCCGAGACAGAACTGCCCAATGATGTAGAGGCCACGTCTAACCTTCTGACCATCCACACCGAGAAGAAAGACAAGATGAAG GAAGACTTGAGGATTGCTCTCTGTCAAGGCGGACGCTTGTTGGAGAGCATCAATGAGCCGGTGGTGAAAGATCCAGATTACACAATGAACCAGGATGAACAGGAGAACTTGTCTACTGTTCAGAG GCTGCTCGGTCAGTTGGATGAGACGGAAATGGCGTTTGATGATTTCTGGGACAAACATCAAACCAAGCTGGAGCAATGTTTGCAATTGCGGCACTTTGAGCAGAACTTTAGAGAG GTCAGAGCTCAATTAGATCTGGTGTACGACAGACTAACGGGTTTCTCAGAAGTGGGAATAAGCCCCGCCCACGCTGAACATATCCTGAAAGAGCTGACCACTCATGAAGAGAGAACATGT gCGGTGTTGGACCGGGCGCTGTCCCTGGCGTGTGATGCGGACCGGCTCATTGAAGCATCTCATTACGCTGTGGACTCCATCCTGCCCAAATGTTATGACCTGCGAGCTCTGTGTGAGGAGATCAGTGTTGTCCTGAAGGCCAAGAAAGCACATCTGCTCAAAGCCATGGAGCTACATCAGTGCCTGGATAAG GCCTCCAAATGGTGTGAAGATGGCATCTACCTGCTGGCATCCCAGCCTGTGGATAAGTGTCAATCACAGGATGGGGCGGAGTCAGCGCTGCAGGAGATTGAGCGTTACTTGGatacagccaatcagaacaagCTGACCGATTTGAGTGGAATTTGGAGGGAATACGAATCAGTGCTCACACAAGATTTCAgg GATCAGGTGGACCTAGTGTTTCAGAAGCAGACGTCCATGCAGGAGATGTTTGAGAAGAGGAGAGTCAGCTTGAAAAAGTTAGCAGCCAAACAAACGCGTCCCGTGCAGCCGGTCGCCCCGCGTCCAGAGGCCATCATCAAATCGCCCCTGTCCTCTCCAG TTCACAGGGAGAAGACAATCGAGGGTGACATCATCAATGGAAACTGCAGAAAG GGAGACACAAACTTGCAGAAAGACGGCAGTAGACACCCGTCTGTCTCTGATGCGGAGGAGAACTTCGCTGTGCTCAGACG GCACGTGATGAATGAGCTGTTGGAGACGGAGAGGGCTTATGTAGAGGAACTGCTCTGTGTGCTGGAG GGCTATGCAGCAGAGATGGATAACCCATCCATGGCTCATCTCATCCCCAACACATTACTTCATAAGAAGGACGTCCTCTTCGGCAACATGACCGAGATATACCAGTTTCACAAAAA AACGTTTCTTCGTGAGCTGGAGGCATACACGGACTACCCTGAGCTGGTGGGCCGGTGTTTCCTGGAGAGG ATGACAGATCTGCAGATCTATGAGAAGTACTGTCAGAACAAGCCTCGCTCTGAGTCTTTATGGAGACAGTGCTCGGACTGCGCTTTCTTTCAG GAGTGTCAAAAGAAACTGGAACATAAGCTTGGTTTGGACTCGTACCTGCTCAAACCCGTTCAGAGAATAACCAAATATCAGCTTTTACTGAAG GAACTACTGAAGTACAGTAAAGGCTGCGAGGGTGAAGACGACCTGCAGGAGGCGCTCTCCTCTATAATAGGAATCCTAAAGGCTGTCAATGACTCCATGCATCTTATCGCCATCACTGGATATGAA GGTAACCTGAGTGATCTGGGCCGTTTGATGATGCAGGGGTCGTTCAGCGTGTGGACGGAGCATAAGAAGGGTCACGCAAAGGTCAAAGACCTGGCACGGTTCAAGCCCATGCAGAGACACCTGTTCCTCCACCAGAAAGCTCTGCTGTTCTGTAAGAAGAGAGATGAGAACGGGGAGGGTTATGAGAAAGCCCCTTCATACAGCTTCAAACACTCACTCAAC ATGAGTGCCGTTGGTATTACGGAAAATGCAAAAGGAGACAACAAAAAGTTTGAGATCTGGTGTAACTCCCGAGAGGAGGTGTATATTGTACAG GCACCGACAACAGAGATCAAAACAACATGGGTGAATGAGATCCGGAAGGTTCTGACTGGCCAGCTGAAAGCCTGCCGGG CAAGCCAGCAGAAGAGTTCAGAGCCGTTAACTCCCACCAGCACCACCCTGATCATGAGCCCCTTTAAGACCACCCAAAAGACCCTCAAGAAGGGAGACGAGAAGAAAACTGAACCAACAGTAGCGGATCCCAGCACAACGTCGTTACCCAAAAACAGTgacaaggtcaaag AAGAGACTGTCACCAGTCCCAACACTGAGAGAGCTGCAGTGGCTAAAAAGCGTTTTACACTGCAGGGCTTCAGTAACCTCAAGAGCCAAAAAG GATGCCCCCCTAGTCCCGACCACAAAACTAAAAGACACGAGATTAAGAGCGACCCCACGCCATTTGGCTTCAGAG ACGCAGGTCCTCACATCACTCTTACCCGAGTGAGGTGGCTGAGCACATCTAGTCTGTTACAGGCTAAACGGAGAG GGTTCACCAAGGCGTCGCTGTCTATGGAAGCGTCTGAGGAGAACGACGGCTACTCGAGCACGGAGGAACCCATGAACTCTGATCCCGAGGAGGAGGGAGGGAAGAAACTG TCTCCAGGCAGGTATGTGGTAGTTGCTGACTATGACAAAAGCGGAGCGCAGGAGCTGACGGTAAAGAGTGGAGACACAGTGCAGCTGGTGAGGGAGGGAGATGATGGACGCTG GTTTGTTCGTAATATGAGGACTAATAAAGAGGGCTGGGTTTCTGCTGCAAACCTGCTAACGCTTATCGGAGAATCCAGATCGTCTCAATCTCTCTCCAGCTCAG AAGGCAGTGGATCTGGAAACCTCAGCACGTCTTCCAGCTGCAGTGAGACCTACACGAGCTTCTCGGACATTAAGGCCTGA